One stretch of Qipengyuania gelatinilytica DNA includes these proteins:
- a CDS encoding queuosine precursor transporter → MEKTELATPETAPRFRYYDLVMAAFVTILLLSNLIGASKPSYVNLPMIGQWSFGAGVLFFPVSYIIGDILTEVYGYARARRVIWTGFAALLFMAFMAWVVVQLPPAEGWPGQESYEFVFGNSWRIVLASMVAFWAGEFANSYVLAKMKVWTEGRHLWMRTIGSTVVGQGLDSLIFYPLAFWGLAGWPVELLWQVVLSQWLIKTAWEALLTPFTYLVVNKLKQAEGVDIFDTQTDFSPFASSTSRT, encoded by the coding sequence ATGGAAAAGACCGAGCTCGCAACGCCCGAGACTGCACCGCGCTTTCGCTATTACGATCTGGTGATGGCGGCCTTCGTCACGATCCTGCTGCTGTCCAACCTGATCGGTGCGTCGAAGCCCAGCTATGTGAACCTCCCGATGATCGGGCAGTGGTCATTCGGTGCGGGCGTCCTGTTCTTCCCGGTGAGCTACATCATCGGCGACATCCTGACCGAGGTTTATGGCTATGCCCGCGCGAGACGGGTCATCTGGACCGGTTTTGCCGCGCTCCTGTTCATGGCCTTCATGGCCTGGGTGGTCGTGCAACTGCCACCGGCAGAAGGCTGGCCGGGGCAGGAATCCTACGAGTTCGTGTTCGGGAACAGCTGGCGTATCGTCCTAGCCTCGATGGTCGCCTTCTGGGCAGGCGAATTTGCCAACAGCTATGTCCTTGCCAAGATGAAGGTCTGGACCGAGGGGCGGCACCTCTGGATGCGCACCATCGGGTCTACCGTCGTCGGCCAGGGTCTCGACAGCCTGATCTTCTACCCGCTCGCCTTCTGGGGCCTTGCGGGCTGGCCGGTCGAACTGCTCTGGCAGGTGGTGCTGTCGCAGTGGCTCATCAAGACCGCGTGGGAAGCGCTGCTGACGCCCTTCACCTATCTCGTTGTCAACAAGCTCAAGCAGGCGGAAGGTGTCGATATCTTCGACACGCAGACCGACTTCTCGCCCTTCGCATCGTCCACGAGCAGGACATAA
- a CDS encoding TonB-dependent receptor, with amino-acid sequence MRIRATLMAGICASAFAVPAYAQDVTGDNEETVIVEEETIVGDEVVDERIIIVTAQRQAQSLQEVPIAVSAFDSEALEAQQIENASDLQLTLPNVSFTKSNFTSSSFTIRGIGDLCVGVSCDSATAIHLNSAPLFNTRLFETEYFDLERVEVLRGPQGTLFGRNATSGVVNVVTAKPDLSGFSASADFEYGNYNSLKAKAMVNLPIGESIGLRVAGFWLDRDGYTDNLYDGNDLDDREMYAVRGSLRFEPGPDTTIDLMGYYFEEDDNRMRIQKQLCQRDPTGVLGCLNNRLDFDKTNSNSTFTGTLGSSEFLAINGIPATFGLNSLYGPDAYANFVEPADFRTVNTQFTPEYYADELQLQAHIEHSFGDIQLGITGTYQETSVDSRQDYNNGVGEIPNAAVAFGTLNTFANPLAVGPVVASYFQPIVDALFDGNNLCVSDTSLDNTGAYEGARVCTPNGTQFDRSNQDNRSYSVEAIISSDFDGPVNFLVGGIYANSEVMENSYYVNAFAIDYIAGVLGSFTSLGAGLEPSYLATSFFRNNTRDFELESYGIFGEVYFDITDRLKFTGGLRYNDDSKSITARSTLASFLNPYSNNGDPFDSPFVGSFDADPGTAGNQLVQERAVSFNEITGRAVIDYEISPDNHVYVSYSRGYKSGGINPPLQPIFEVSDSFGSESIDAFEIGSKNSFLDGNLQFNATAFYYKYKDLQLSRIIARTSVNDTIDANIWGLEFETIIRPDYNWLVNMNLSFLNAEVAGDQFFSNPRDPGGGDPDAVIIKDITNGALCAVTGAGANAFVAAVNGGLGLQGPSAFPSDGGIASNGAFSICSVLDAQATAIGGLFGGVEVLSPGVEVNLKGNKLPQAPEMKASAGVQYTAEFDNGMTLVPRFDIAFTGEQYGNVFNGRVNRIAPFVQANAQIQLNGSEQNWYVRAFVQNIFNSDSVTGLYVTDASSGLFTNVFTLDPRRYGVAIGAKF; translated from the coding sequence ATGAGGATCAGGGCTACCCTGATGGCCGGAATCTGTGCCAGCGCATTCGCAGTTCCCGCATATGCACAAGATGTCACCGGCGATAACGAAGAGACCGTTATCGTCGAAGAAGAGACAATTGTCGGCGACGAAGTCGTCGACGAACGCATCATTATCGTGACCGCACAGCGCCAGGCGCAGAGCCTGCAGGAAGTGCCGATCGCGGTGAGCGCTTTCGATAGCGAAGCGCTGGAAGCGCAGCAGATCGAAAACGCCAGCGATCTTCAGCTGACGTTGCCCAACGTCTCCTTCACCAAGTCTAACTTCACTTCGTCGAGCTTCACCATCCGAGGCATCGGCGACCTTTGCGTGGGCGTCTCGTGCGACAGTGCGACGGCAATCCACCTCAATTCTGCACCCTTGTTCAACACCCGCCTGTTCGAAACCGAGTATTTCGATCTCGAACGCGTGGAGGTCCTGCGTGGCCCGCAAGGCACTCTGTTCGGGCGCAACGCGACCTCGGGCGTGGTGAACGTCGTTACCGCGAAGCCCGATCTTTCGGGCTTTAGCGCTTCGGCCGATTTCGAATACGGCAATTACAATTCGCTCAAGGCGAAGGCCATGGTCAACCTGCCGATCGGTGAATCGATCGGCCTGCGCGTGGCTGGCTTCTGGCTGGACCGTGACGGCTATACCGACAACCTGTACGACGGGAACGACCTCGACGACCGCGAAATGTACGCGGTGCGCGGTTCGCTCCGCTTCGAGCCGGGTCCGGATACCACGATCGACCTCATGGGGTATTACTTCGAGGAAGACGACAACCGCATGCGTATCCAGAAGCAGCTGTGTCAGCGCGACCCCACGGGCGTGCTCGGCTGCCTCAACAACCGCCTCGATTTCGACAAGACCAATTCGAACTCGACCTTCACCGGTACGCTGGGTTCATCCGAATTCCTGGCCATCAACGGCATTCCGGCGACCTTCGGCCTGAACAGCCTTTACGGCCCGGATGCCTACGCCAATTTCGTCGAGCCGGCCGACTTCCGGACGGTGAATACCCAGTTCACCCCGGAATACTACGCCGACGAACTGCAGTTGCAGGCCCATATCGAGCATAGCTTCGGCGATATCCAGCTGGGCATCACCGGCACCTATCAGGAAACCAGTGTCGACTCGCGCCAGGACTACAACAACGGCGTGGGTGAGATCCCGAATGCTGCAGTGGCCTTCGGCACGCTGAACACCTTCGCCAACCCGCTCGCGGTCGGACCGGTGGTTGCATCCTACTTCCAGCCGATCGTCGATGCCCTGTTCGACGGCAACAACCTCTGCGTATCGGACACCAGCCTCGACAATACCGGTGCATACGAAGGGGCACGCGTCTGTACGCCGAACGGCACGCAGTTCGACCGCTCGAACCAGGATAATAGGAGCTACTCGGTCGAAGCGATTATTTCTTCCGACTTCGACGGTCCGGTCAACTTCCTCGTCGGCGGTATCTACGCCAACTCGGAGGTGATGGAGAACAGCTACTACGTGAACGCCTTCGCGATCGATTACATCGCCGGTGTGCTGGGCTCGTTCACCTCGCTGGGTGCGGGTCTCGAGCCGTCCTATCTCGCGACGTCGTTCTTCCGCAACAACACGCGTGATTTCGAGCTGGAGAGCTATGGCATCTTCGGTGAAGTCTATTTCGACATTACCGATCGCCTGAAGTTCACCGGCGGCCTGCGCTACAATGACGACAGCAAGTCGATCACCGCGCGTTCGACGCTGGCAAGCTTCCTCAATCCTTACAGCAACAATGGCGATCCCTTCGACTCGCCGTTTGTCGGAAGCTTCGATGCCGACCCGGGCACTGCTGGCAACCAGCTTGTCCAGGAACGTGCGGTAAGCTTCAACGAGATCACGGGCCGTGCGGTCATCGATTACGAGATCTCTCCCGACAACCATGTCTACGTGTCCTATTCGCGCGGCTACAAGTCGGGCGGTATCAACCCGCCGCTGCAGCCCATCTTCGAGGTTTCGGACAGCTTCGGTTCGGAAAGCATCGATGCTTTCGAAATCGGTTCGAAGAACTCGTTCCTCGACGGGAACCTGCAGTTCAACGCGACAGCGTTCTACTACAAGTACAAGGACCTGCAGCTCAGCCGCATCATCGCACGTACCTCGGTCAACGACACGATCGATGCGAACATCTGGGGCCTGGAATTCGAGACGATCATCCGTCCCGACTACAACTGGCTGGTCAACATGAACCTGTCGTTCCTCAATGCAGAGGTTGCCGGCGACCAGTTCTTCTCGAACCCGCGTGACCCCGGTGGCGGCGATCCCGATGCCGTGATCATCAAGGACATCACGAACGGTGCCCTTTGTGCCGTGACCGGGGCCGGGGCCAATGCCTTCGTGGCTGCAGTCAACGGTGGGCTCGGCCTTCAGGGCCCCTCGGCCTTCCCGAGCGACGGCGGTATCGCCTCGAACGGCGCCTTCAGCATCTGTAGCGTCCTCGACGCTCAGGCTACTGCGATCGGCGGCCTCTTCGGCGGCGTCGAGGTCCTCAGCCCCGGTGTCGAGGTCAACCTGAAGGGCAACAAGCTGCCTCAGGCACCGGAAATGAAGGCATCGGCAGGTGTCCAGTACACGGCTGAATTCGATAACGGCATGACGCTGGTTCCGCGTTTCGACATCGCGTTCACCGGCGAACAGTACGGTAACGTGTTCAACGGCCGGGTGAACCGGATCGCACCCTTCGTGCAGGCGAATGCCCAGATCCAGCTGAACGGTTCCGAACAGAACTGGTATGTTCGTGCCTTCGTGCAGAACATCTTCAATTCCGACTCGGTAACCGGTCTCTACGTGACCGACGCCAGCTCGGGCCTGTTCACCAACGTCTTCACGCTCGATCCGCGCCGCTACGGTGTGGCCATCGGCGCGAAATTCTAA
- the virB11 gene encoding P-type DNA transfer ATPase VirB11 has translation MSADIHPFLPDDHPEEDAPNVDLQGERSVYLEAYLKPFAEWLGRDTVTEILVNRPGEIWVEDAAAGGMQKVLRPEIDDRLIQRLAEQVARVSHQGINREHPLLGATLPDGARIQFCGPPAARKHWAMAIRRHRRLDLPLDAYDSGPLSKAEQGAMPDPQAEPVAFLREAIRQRKTILVSGGTSTGKTTFLNAMLGEIPRHERVVLVEDTPELKLPGENGVGLVAVKGELGEAKVTANELLQAALRLRPDRIVLGELRGAESVSFLRAINTGHPGSFSTIHANSLSGALEQLSLMVMQTGIGLTRSDTIAYAASVIDVVVQLNRDSSGKRGISQIAQSSDLL, from the coding sequence GTGAGCGCCGACATCCATCCTTTCCTGCCGGACGACCATCCGGAAGAGGATGCGCCCAATGTCGACCTGCAGGGCGAGCGCAGCGTCTACCTCGAAGCCTATCTGAAGCCCTTCGCCGAATGGCTCGGCCGTGACACCGTCACGGAAATCTTGGTCAACCGGCCGGGCGAGATATGGGTCGAAGATGCGGCTGCGGGCGGAATGCAGAAGGTGCTGCGCCCGGAAATCGACGATCGCCTGATCCAGCGCCTTGCCGAGCAGGTCGCCCGGGTCAGCCACCAGGGGATCAATCGTGAGCACCCCTTGCTCGGCGCGACGCTTCCCGATGGTGCCCGTATCCAGTTTTGCGGCCCGCCGGCCGCGCGCAAGCACTGGGCCATGGCGATCCGCCGTCACCGCCGCCTCGACCTGCCGCTCGATGCGTATGACTCCGGCCCGCTATCGAAGGCGGAGCAGGGCGCCATGCCCGATCCGCAGGCCGAACCTGTGGCCTTCCTGCGCGAAGCCATCAGGCAGCGCAAAACGATCCTCGTCTCCGGCGGCACCAGCACCGGCAAGACGACGTTCCTCAACGCCATGCTCGGCGAGATCCCGCGTCACGAACGCGTGGTGCTGGTCGAGGATACGCCCGAGTTGAAACTGCCGGGCGAAAACGGCGTCGGCCTGGTGGCGGTGAAGGGTGAGCTGGGCGAAGCCAAGGTCACTGCCAACGAATTGCTGCAGGCGGCGCTGCGCCTGCGTCCCGACCGCATCGTCCTGGGCGAACTGCGCGGCGCGGAGAGCGTGTCCTTCCTGCGCGCGATCAACACCGGTCATCCGGGCAGCTTCTCCACCATCCACGCCAACTCGCTGAGTGGCGCTCTCGAGCAGCTTTCGCTCATGGTCATGCAGACCGGCATCGGACTGACGCGCAGCGATACGATCGCTTACGCCGCCAGCGTGATCGACGTGGTGGTGCAATTGAACCGCGATTCGAGCGGCAAACGCGGCATTTCGCAAATCGCCCAGAGTTCCGACCTCCTCTGA
- a CDS encoding TrbI/VirB10 family protein produces the protein MRNTLKMPTKAGGANIANDIDPRDESDAEVIDLAQRNAFPAVARQGGKSDAMGMVAGIAIVAGLGAITLWSMNAARTPEPQGVGNPQVAAPAPAQVVAPATVPAAVPPAQGNAGAVPAPAPVLSAPPQTVPAGNPFNNPTVVFDGTAPMSLAANPAAEGAAFSGAPAEGNSASDFASRVGGVGGAPAQAKAMTNPATTVTQGTLIPAILETAIDTNVPGYVRAVVSQDVRSFDGSRVLVPRSSRLIGQYQSGMQNGQKRAYVIWTRLIRPDGASVSLASPAIGFDGTTGLEGKVSGNGFFNRFGSAMLLSVVGGLGTLATGGAGGIVLGGASQSAAATAAEQDGSRSPTVRVKIGEPIRIFTARDLDFSRVN, from the coding sequence ATGCGCAACACGCTGAAGATGCCGACCAAGGCTGGCGGCGCGAACATCGCCAACGATATCGATCCGCGCGACGAGAGCGATGCGGAAGTCATCGACCTTGCCCAGCGCAATGCGTTCCCCGCAGTGGCACGCCAGGGCGGGAAGAGCGATGCCATGGGCATGGTGGCGGGTATCGCCATCGTTGCGGGCCTCGGGGCGATTACGCTGTGGAGCATGAATGCTGCTCGTACGCCCGAACCGCAGGGCGTTGGTAATCCGCAAGTGGCCGCTCCTGCACCTGCACAGGTCGTAGCGCCGGCCACTGTGCCCGCTGCCGTGCCTCCCGCGCAGGGCAATGCGGGCGCGGTGCCTGCACCCGCTCCGGTCCTGTCCGCGCCGCCCCAAACCGTTCCGGCGGGCAATCCCTTCAACAACCCGACTGTCGTATTCGACGGCACTGCCCCGATGAGCCTTGCGGCGAATCCGGCGGCAGAGGGGGCGGCTTTTTCCGGCGCGCCTGCCGAGGGCAATTCCGCTTCCGATTTCGCGAGCCGCGTGGGCGGCGTTGGTGGCGCTCCGGCGCAGGCCAAGGCCATGACCAACCCAGCGACCACGGTCACGCAGGGTACGCTGATCCCCGCAATCCTCGAGACGGCGATCGACACGAACGTGCCGGGCTATGTCCGCGCGGTGGTGAGCCAAGACGTGCGCAGCTTCGATGGCAGCCGCGTGCTCGTCCCGCGTTCGAGCCGCCTGATCGGCCAGTACCAGTCGGGCATGCAGAACGGCCAGAAGCGTGCCTATGTGATCTGGACGCGCCTCATTCGTCCCGATGGCGCATCGGTCAGCCTCGCATCGCCGGCGATCGGTTTCGACGGCACCACGGGCCTCGAAGGCAAGGTCTCTGGCAACGGCTTCTTCAACCGCTTCGGTTCGGCCATGCTGCTCTCCGTCGTCGGCGGCCTCGGTACGCTGGCCACGGGCGGAGCGGGCGGTATCGTCCTGGGCGGAGCCAGCCAGTCCGCAGCGGCAACCGCTGCCGAACAGGACGGCTCGCGCAGCCCGACCGTGCGCGTGAAGATCGGCGAACCGATCCGTATCTTCACTGCCCGCGACCTCGATTTCTCGCGCGTCAACTGA
- a CDS encoding TrbG/VirB9 family P-type conjugative transfer protein — MNRALIPALALAVLATPAVADSRLQEVMYDEFSVVTLPGRVNVQASIVFGDDEVIENVAIGNSQTWQVTPNKRANILFVKPLEPRAATNLTVVTSKRTYLFDLVASPNAKPVYVLRFDYPVDLEEEARKAEMAQAAAAEAQPEDPFSSVDPADLNFAWSGEGDASLLPDRAFDDGEATFLTWPSGRDVPAILVANAKGTEGPVNYTVRGDTIVIDGVPRALILRSGDDSATLVNTGPQRSTNTAETALAQKGNN, encoded by the coding sequence ATGAATCGCGCGCTTATTCCGGCGCTCGCGCTCGCAGTCCTTGCAACGCCCGCAGTGGCGGATTCGCGCCTGCAGGAAGTCATGTATGACGAGTTCTCCGTCGTCACCCTCCCGGGCCGCGTCAACGTGCAGGCCAGCATCGTCTTCGGCGATGACGAGGTGATCGAGAATGTCGCCATCGGCAATTCGCAGACGTGGCAGGTGACGCCCAACAAGCGGGCGAACATCCTCTTCGTCAAACCGCTCGAGCCGCGTGCGGCAACCAATCTGACGGTCGTCACCAGCAAGCGCACCTACCTGTTCGACCTCGTCGCCAGCCCGAATGCAAAGCCGGTCTACGTGCTGCGCTTCGACTATCCGGTCGACCTGGAGGAGGAAGCGCGCAAGGCAGAAATGGCGCAGGCTGCTGCCGCTGAGGCCCAGCCGGAAGATCCGTTCTCTTCGGTCGATCCTGCCGATCTCAACTTTGCCTGGAGCGGCGAGGGCGATGCCAGCCTGCTGCCCGACCGCGCCTTTGACGATGGCGAAGCCACTTTCCTGACCTGGCCTTCGGGACGCGATGTCCCGGCCATCCTCGTGGCCAATGCCAAGGGTACCGAGGGTCCCGTCAACTACACCGTTCGCGGCGATACGATCGTCATCGACGGCGTCCCGCGCGCGCTCATCCTGCGTTCGGGCGATGACAGCGCGACGCTGGTGAACACCGGTCCGCAGCGCAGCACGAATACGGCCGAGACCGCACTTGCCCAGAAGGGGAACAACTGA
- a CDS encoding type IV secretion system protein: MTSAACQEVAGQVGNGVAAALRGVDCVAGEASAAAFGKLFAPGGALGTTLTIVLTIYVAIFGYLLLTGRTNIGVRALIPRMMTLGLVLTFATSWVAYQSVVWNLFVGTPDYLAGVLTGTQGSATDVFAQKIDVVFIAIQEASGNNQDFSAFSPHGMMWLGAMLFMLGTVGLLVTTKIALGILVALGPIFVVLALFNGTRGLFTGWLKGLVMCALAPLFAVLGGSIMLELSVPILSALTEQPGVVPAQAGMAFFMIGAVHVALMVMVFKVAAAMVSGWTVFGLVPSKEDGGTDTKSAPAPAPVVTQPLAQAQAATQASDQARRIDVSAISTGAAANDSSAGGSSRTTKVYATASGGAQVSPTTAGPSRTSGIGSRFKSAPPRSLDSSTEKKS; encoded by the coding sequence ATGACCAGCGCAGCGTGCCAGGAAGTCGCCGGACAGGTAGGTAACGGCGTCGCAGCAGCACTGCGCGGCGTCGATTGCGTTGCCGGTGAAGCGAGTGCGGCAGCTTTCGGCAAGCTGTTCGCGCCCGGCGGCGCGCTTGGCACGACGCTGACCATCGTACTGACGATCTATGTGGCGATTTTCGGCTACCTGCTGCTGACCGGCCGCACCAATATCGGTGTACGTGCGCTGATCCCGCGCATGATGACGCTGGGCCTGGTCCTCACCTTCGCCACCAGCTGGGTCGCTTACCAGAGCGTGGTGTGGAACCTGTTCGTCGGCACGCCTGACTATCTCGCGGGCGTCCTCACCGGCACGCAAGGCTCTGCCACCGATGTCTTCGCGCAGAAGATCGATGTCGTTTTCATCGCGATCCAGGAAGCCAGCGGAAATAACCAGGATTTCTCGGCCTTCAGCCCGCACGGCATGATGTGGCTCGGCGCCATGCTGTTCATGCTCGGCACCGTCGGCTTGTTGGTCACGACCAAGATCGCTCTCGGTATCCTGGTGGCGCTGGGACCGATTTTCGTCGTCCTGGCACTCTTCAACGGCACACGCGGGCTCTTCACCGGCTGGCTCAAGGGCCTCGTCATGTGCGCGCTCGCGCCGCTCTTCGCGGTGCTGGGCGGGTCGATCATGCTCGAGCTTTCGGTGCCGATCCTTTCGGCCCTGACCGAACAGCCGGGCGTTGTCCCCGCGCAGGCAGGCATGGCTTTCTTCATGATCGGTGCGGTTCACGTCGCGCTGATGGTCATGGTCTTCAAGGTCGCGGCCGCAATGGTATCGGGCTGGACCGTTTTCGGCCTCGTGCCCTCGAAGGAAGATGGCGGCACCGATACCAAGAGCGCGCCGGCTCCTGCGCCCGTCGTGACGCAGCCGCTGGCGCAGGCCCAGGCCGCCACGCAGGCGAGCGACCAGGCGCGCCGCATCGACGTGTCCGCCATTTCCACCGGCGCCGCCGCAAACGACAGCAGCGCGGGCGGCTCCTCGCGCACGACCAAGGTTTACGCCACCGCTTCAGGTGGCGCTCAGGTCTCTCCCACTACGGCGGGACCAAGTCGCACATCGGGCATCGGCAGCCGGTTCAAGTCCGCACCGCCGCGCAGCCTCGACAGTTCTACGGAGAAAAAGTCATGA
- a CDS encoding VirB4 family type IV secretion/conjugal transfer ATPase, translated as MPRKGKWIGPASWSAKEARAGDRLPYARLVDESTVLLRDGSVMTAIQVPGLLFETEDSDALNAHAATREVMLRSTLDARFVLYHHVIRRRVSVELDAEFPDPISRHIDARWKERLGSGQLFVNDQFITLIRRPARGKAGLVERVGKKMRGRKDRLEADPKDLRSLRAAAQGLVASLQSYGATVLGEYTGPQGNVNSEMLELLSALYNGEMRPVRKPSEDVDLGMMLPYRRVSFGLDAIEQRGSGSPDFASILGLKDYPEATSPGLLDGLLRLPFEMVVSESYAPTERQTARERMDLAIRRLKSADEEAAAERADMMAARDELGAGAVGFGDHHLTVMVKERDLGRLDDATAACAAALADTGAIAVREDTNLEPAFWGQFPGNEGYLVRRALISSANMASFGSLHGFALGQPHDNHWGDAVTLLETTSATPFFFNFHHGDLGNFSVIGPSGSGKTVVMNFLAAQAQKFAPRTILFDKDRGAELFVRGIGGRYDSIRAGHPTGFNPMSLEDTPTNRAFLRDWLGVLLKAEGPEEEATIAAAVDAAYANDASLRRLRHFKELLSGSRRPLPGDLADRLAAWIGEGEHAWLFDNAEDRLDMSARVLGFDMTALLENPKLRTATMMYLFHRIEERLDGKPTMILIDEGWKALDDDVFAARIRDWLKTLRKRNALVGFATQSARDALESRISTALVEQTATMVFMPNSRARPEDYCDGFGLTTHELALIRTLPAHSRCFLVRQPDASVVVRLDLSGAPEVLTLLSGRESSVRRLDSLREAMGDAPADWFPALTGSAWPGGANDTNDNIEIGQAAE; from the coding sequence ATGCCGCGTAAAGGCAAATGGATCGGCCCTGCCTCGTGGAGCGCCAAGGAAGCCCGTGCCGGCGACCGCCTCCCTTACGCGCGGCTGGTCGACGAAAGCACCGTCCTGCTGCGCGACGGTAGCGTGATGACGGCGATCCAGGTCCCCGGACTGCTGTTCGAGACCGAGGATAGCGACGCGCTCAACGCCCATGCGGCCACGCGCGAAGTGATGCTGCGTTCGACGCTCGATGCGCGCTTCGTGCTCTATCACCACGTCATCCGCCGCCGTGTCTCGGTGGAATTGGATGCCGAATTCCCCGATCCGATCAGCCGCCATATCGATGCGCGCTGGAAAGAACGGCTCGGCTCGGGCCAGCTGTTCGTGAACGACCAGTTCATCACGCTTATCCGCCGCCCCGCACGCGGCAAGGCCGGCCTGGTCGAACGCGTCGGCAAGAAGATGCGCGGCCGCAAGGACCGGCTCGAGGCCGATCCCAAAGACCTGCGCTCGCTGCGTGCTGCAGCGCAGGGCCTTGTCGCCTCGCTGCAGTCCTACGGCGCCACCGTTCTGGGCGAATACACCGGCCCGCAGGGCAATGTGAATTCGGAAATGCTCGAGCTGCTCTCGGCGCTCTACAATGGCGAGATGCGCCCCGTGCGCAAGCCGAGCGAAGACGTCGATCTCGGCATGATGCTGCCCTATCGCCGCGTCAGCTTCGGTCTCGATGCGATCGAGCAGCGCGGTTCGGGCTCGCCCGACTTCGCCTCGATCCTCGGCCTCAAGGATTATCCGGAGGCAACCAGCCCCGGTCTGCTCGACGGCCTGCTGCGCCTGCCGTTCGAGATGGTCGTATCGGAAAGCTATGCGCCGACCGAGCGCCAGACCGCGCGTGAACGCATGGACCTCGCCATCCGCCGCCTGAAGAGTGCGGACGAGGAAGCCGCCGCAGAACGTGCAGACATGATGGCCGCGCGTGACGAGCTGGGGGCGGGCGCTGTCGGTTTCGGCGATCATCACCTCACCGTCATGGTCAAGGAACGTGATCTCGGCCGTCTCGACGATGCGACTGCCGCCTGTGCTGCCGCTCTTGCCGACACCGGCGCGATCGCCGTGCGCGAAGACACCAATCTAGAGCCTGCTTTCTGGGGGCAGTTCCCCGGCAATGAGGGCTATCTCGTGCGCCGTGCGCTGATCTCCAGCGCCAATATGGCGAGCTTCGGGTCCTTGCACGGCTTCGCGCTCGGCCAGCCGCATGACAACCATTGGGGCGATGCGGTCACGCTGCTGGAAACCACCAGCGCAACGCCCTTCTTCTTCAATTTCCATCACGGCGACCTCGGCAATTTCTCGGTCATCGGGCCCTCGGGTTCGGGTAAGACCGTGGTGATGAACTTCCTCGCCGCGCAGGCGCAGAAGTTCGCGCCCCGCACGATCCTGTTCGACAAGGATCGCGGTGCCGAGCTGTTCGTGCGCGGTATTGGCGGGCGCTACGACAGCATCCGTGCAGGCCATCCGACCGGCTTCAACCCGATGTCGCTCGAAGACACGCCGACCAACCGTGCCTTCCTGCGCGACTGGCTGGGCGTGCTGCTGAAGGCGGAAGGTCCCGAGGAAGAAGCGACAATCGCGGCTGCGGTCGATGCCGCCTATGCCAACGATGCTTCGCTGCGCCGTTTGCGCCATTTCAAGGAATTGCTTTCGGGCAGCCGCCGTCCGCTTCCGGGCGACCTTGCAGACAGGCTGGCTGCGTGGATCGGCGAGGGCGAGCATGCCTGGCTGTTCGACAATGCCGAAGACCGTCTCGACATGTCGGCTCGCGTGCTCGGCTTCGACATGACCGCGCTGCTGGAAAATCCCAAGCTGCGCACCGCAACGATGATGTATCTCTTCCACCGCATCGAGGAGCGTCTGGACGGCAAGCCGACCATGATCCTCATCGACGAAGGGTGGAAGGCGCTGGATGACGATGTCTTCGCTGCGCGTATCCGCGACTGGCTCAAGACGCTGCGTAAGCGCAACGCACTGGTGGGCTTTGCCACCCAGTCGGCACGCGACGCCCTCGAAAGCCGTATTTCGACCGCGCTGGTCGAGCAGACCGCGACGATGGTTTTCATGCCCAACAGCCGCGCACGGCCCGAGGATTACTGCGACGGCTTCGGCCTTACCACGCACGAACTCGCGCTGATCCGCACGCTGCCTGCGCACAGCCGCTGTTTCCTCGTGCGCCAGCCCGATGCGAGCGTCGTGGTGCGCCTCGACCTCTCGGGCGCGCCCGAAGTCCTGACGCTGCTGTCCGGCCGTGAAAGCTCGGTGCGCCGTCTCGACAGCCTGCGCGAAGCGATGGGCGATGCGCCTGCAGACTGGTTCCCCGCGCTCACGGGCTCGGCATGGCCGGGCGGTGCCAACGACACCAACGACAATATCGAGATCGGACAGGCTGCCGAATGA
- a CDS encoding type IV secretion system protein VirB3, whose product MTALVRHPVHRALTRPQMFAGVTFNYFIINGVVTTEIFLITGSFWALFAALVMHGVGYFACLREPRIFDLWITKVSKCPRVKNYKHWGCNSYAA is encoded by the coding sequence ATGACCGCTCTCGTTCGCCACCCCGTCCACAGAGCGCTCACGCGTCCGCAGATGTTTGCGGGCGTGACGTTCAACTATTTCATCATCAACGGGGTGGTGACGACCGAGATATTCCTGATCACCGGCAGCTTCTGGGCGCTGTTCGCAGCGCTCGTGATGCACGGCGTCGGTTACTTCGCCTGCCTGCGCGAACCGCGCATTTTCGACCTGTGGATCACCAAGGTTTCGAAGTGCCCGCGGGTGAAGAACTACAAGCACTGGGGGTGCAACAGCTATGCCGCGTAA
- a CDS encoding TrbC/VirB2 family protein, protein MKSFLAKLAALVALASPSAAFAQQVQADPAGSGPIVNALGWLQGTLLGNVATAVAVMAVAAVGFMMLTGRLNWRFGATVIIGVFILFGAASIVAGIQGVAA, encoded by the coding sequence TTGAAATCGTTTCTCGCCAAGCTGGCCGCACTGGTGGCCCTTGCAAGTCCTTCTGCCGCCTTCGCGCAGCAGGTCCAGGCAGATCCGGCCGGTTCGGGTCCGATCGTCAATGCCCTTGGCTGGCTGCAGGGCACGCTGCTCGGCAATGTCGCGACTGCCGTGGCGGTCATGGCCGTGGCCGCTGTCGGCTTCATGATGCTTACCGGCCGCCTCAACTGGCGTTTCGGTGCGACCGTGATCATCGGCGTTTTCATCCTCTTCGGCGCGGCCTCGATCGTTGCCGGTATCCAGGGCGTGGCGGCATAA